GTTGCGGCGGGCGTATTCGTAGTAGAGGCCGGTGCCGAGCGTGGCCATGAACCAGAAACCCGACTTCTTCCAGCGACCCATGAAGAAGGCGTAGCCGAGCGCCGGAAAaacgctggcagcggcgcgcggcAAGTAGCACTCCTGGCCGTCATCCCAGGCTCGCTTCCACCCATTAGGGGTCGGGTTGCGGATGCGGAACAGCTTCGGGCCGTGGGTGTAGAGGTACTCGTAAGAGTAGAAGTAGCCGCCAACGCCGATGAGGCCAGCGATGTTCACGCGGATCATGCCCATCATCATCGCTATCGTCCAGGCAAACTTGGTACGCGGGTTGCCGGTCGCGTTGCCAGAAACCTGCGCACGTGCTATGAAGTAGTTCATATACCATACATTCAGCCCCACCATCCACAACCGGAAGATCTCACTTGTGTGGTGACTCTCCGTGTAGGGTACCTCCTCATGAATGCCAATAAATTCGTTCAGCGACAAGAAGCCAACAGCTACCTTCTGCACACCGTAGCGACGGGCCTGGTGAGTCTCATCGAGCGCGTTGAACGGCGATGACACGTCCACCACAGGACGCTTGTGGTCCTTGTGCTTGGGGTCGACGTAGTTGTACCAGAATTTCATCCTGTACTGCTCCGCGTTggcctcctccgtctccgtcATCGGCTTCGGCACGTTGTGCCCCTCTGACTTGAGAACATTCTCGTTCACGCCCCTTGAGAACATGGCTCAAAATAAATGGAAAATGGGAGCTCTCTACGCCGACGATATCGCAAAGCGAGAAGGTGAGACCCACTCATACACGAGGGAGAAAactgcctcttctccaccccaGCAGAAGCACGGCGTGCGGCGCAGAATCAATCGGGCTACCGAAAGAAAAAGCGTGTACAGCCGAAACcggccactgcagctgcacacggCGCAGTCTCTGTAGgagcccacacacacacacgcacgtacacactcGAAAGAAGCACCCTGCTATATTCCGCTCGGGGGTTTCCCCACGTTGTCTGTCTTTCGTTCTCAGC
This Leishmania panamensis strain MHOM/PA/94/PSC-1 chromosome 29 sequence DNA region includes the following protein-coding sequences:
- a CDS encoding hypothetical protein (TriTrypDB/GeneDB-style sysID: LpmP.29.0480), whose translation is MFSRGVNENVLKSEGHNVPKPMTETEEANAEQYRMKFWYNYVDPKHKDHKRPVVDVSSPFNALDETHQARRYGVQKVAVGFLSLNEFIGIHEEVPYTESHHTSEIFRLWMVGLNVWYMNYFIARAQVSGNATGNPRTKFAWTIAMMMGMIRVNIAGLIGVGGYFYSYEYLYTHGPKLFRIRNPTPNGWKRAWDDGQECYLPRAAASVFPALGYAFFMGRWKKSGFWFMATLGTGLYYEYARRNILSGSRLFYSYLANQDSQRQAAWGSLAPNLKHRVDPDTNRNESVAQFRYFRITSGTLQDTVWDNCTHATQPLARGGIKIPNPYFNWVKAPQNYNAKPWRVKNDMWEMPQVMNAQMRSSAMD